The Prosthecobacter algae genome includes a window with the following:
- a CDS encoding biopolymer transporter ExbD, with the protein MKLESHLPRQSPWLYITPLLNAILLLLVYYLFSSGFVIQSGITVEKPRSSSRLTGFDRAHIITIAPGNEVPMYFDGRRVNFEELTQRLVDGRAGERRVIIHHDRQAPSGRVVEVINLAQELGFEAALSTTPTPAPLVP; encoded by the coding sequence ATGAAGCTCGAAAGCCATTTGCCGAGGCAAAGTCCCTGGCTCTACATCACGCCGCTGCTGAATGCCATTCTGCTGCTGCTGGTGTATTATTTGTTCAGCAGCGGTTTTGTCATTCAGTCCGGCATCACGGTGGAAAAGCCGCGTTCCTCCAGCCGCCTCACGGGTTTCGATCGCGCGCACATCATCACCATCGCCCCCGGCAATGAGGTGCCCATGTACTTCGATGGTCGCCGGGTCAATTTTGAAGAGCTCACCCAGCGCCTTGTGGATGGTCGGGCAGGGGAGCGCCGCGTCATCATCCACCATGATCGCCAGGCCCCCAGCGGCCGCGTGGTGGAGGTCATCAATCTGGCGCAGGAGCTCGGCTTCGAAGCCGCCCTTTCCACCACCCCCACGCCCGCGCCCCTGGTGCCATGA